The following are from one region of the Amia ocellicauda isolate fAmiCal2 chromosome 1, fAmiCal2.hap1, whole genome shotgun sequence genome:
- the LOC136748439 gene encoding microtubule cross-linking factor 3 isoform X3 encodes MNPAAGGAADSRQSDNSNRKQHRASSPARSRDGTSRSAPKTPTLSKSAALKPVVKNNRSPNQSLAAVVKEKLSPKGAAAVHPGGAETNAASASRAEASKKNEERNNPSVESRCTDLTCIKGDCTRVVSDQPGSSKLSKGRAKNQKGAGETPASSSKQNSANSVGCGPIFWKEGCLQSELIQFHINKRLKKGGKMHTKTTNAQAAESQLEASPEGVNMENVTQQDENLQNELEKLSEENEELKIEIEEMRTEMDEMRDTFYEEDACQLQDMRRELERANKNCRILQYRLRKAERKRLRFAQTGEIDGDLLRSLEQDLKVAKDVSVRLHHELENVEEKRTKTEEENEKLRQQLIEVEVTKQALQNELEKAKELSLKRRGSKDLQKSDKKNVPTPTEEDNEDLKCQLQFIKEEATLMRKKMAKIDKEKDRLEHELQKYRSFYGDLDSPLPKGEAGGPPTTREAELKLRLRLVEEEANILGRKIVELEVENRGLKAELDDLRGDEFAGALNPSFREQSESISDLRQQLQLVEDEAELLRRNLADLEDQNKKVTTELNKMKYKAGSHESSRHSDSAKTEALQEELKAARMQINELSGKVMQLQYENRVLMSNMQRYDLASHLGIRGSPRDSDAESDAGKRESDDDSRPPHRKREGPIGGESDSEEVRNIRCLTPTRSLYSAEGRFLPKNFKDRQQMIDIRMEAERLSRTIDRLISDTSTIITEARIYVANGDLFGRMDDEDDGSRIREHELLYRINAQMKAFRKELQSFIDRLEVPKSDDRGAEEPLSMFQPIILLILILVLFSSLSYATIFKLVFLFTLFFVL; translated from the exons ATGAACCCTGCCGCAGGCGGCGCTGCTGATTCTCGCCAGTCAGACAATAGCAACAGAAAACAACATCGGGCTTCATCTCCAGCTAGATCCAGAGACGGCACCTCCAGATCAGCTCCGAAAACCCCAACACTGTCCAAATCTGCGGCACTGAAGCCGGTGGTGAAAAATAATCGCAGTCCTAACCAGTCGCTGGCAGCCGTGGTCAAGGAGAAGCTCTCCCCGAAAGGTGCGGCGGCTGTCCATCCGGGTGGTGCTGAAACTAATGCTGCCAGTGCGAGCAGGGCGGAGGCAAGCAAGAAAAACGAGGAGCGCAATAACCCTTCAGTCGAGTCCCGTTGTACGGATTTAACCTGCATTAAAGGGGATTGTACTCGTGTGGTTTCCGACCAGCCCGGTTCCTCCAAATTGTCGAAAGGGAGAGCGAAAAACCAGAAAGGCGCAGGAGAAACCCCAGCCAGCAGCTCCAAACAGAACAGTGCTAATTCCGTGGGCTGCGGGCCTATATTCTGGAAAGAAGGAtgcttacagtctgaattaatCCAATTTCACATCAACAAAAGATTAAAGAAGGGTGGTAAAATGcacaccaaaacaacaaatgcCCAGGCGGCGGAGTCGCAATTGGAGGCATCTCCTGAGGGTGTCAACATGGAGAATGTGACACAGCAAGATGAGAACCTCCAAAATGAACTAGAGAAACTGTCCGAAGAAAATGAAGAACTCAAG ATTGAGATTGAGGAGATGCGGACCGAAATGGACGAAATGAGAGACACTTTTTACGAGGAAGATGCCTGCCAGCTGCAGGATATGCGTCGAGAGCTGGAGAGAGCCAACAAGAACTGCCGGATCCTGCAGTACCGCCTGCGAAAGGCCGAGAGAAAGCGCCTGCGATTCGCGCAGACCGGGGAGATAGACGGCGATCTGCTGAGGAGCCTGGAGCAGGATCTGAAG GTGGCCAAAGATGTGTCAGTGAGGCTACATCACGAGTTGGAGAATGTGGAGGAGAAACGAACAAAAACCGAAGAAGAAAATGAGAAGCTGCGACAGCAACTGATCGAAGTGGAGGTCACCAAGCAAGCTTTGCAGAATGAACTTGAAAAAGCCAAGGAA CTGTCACTAAAAAGAAGAGGAAGCAAAGATTTACAGAAGTCAGATAAAAAGAATGTGCCAACACCAACAGAG GAAGACAACGAGGACTTGAAGTGTCAACTTCAGTTTATCAAGGAAGAAGCTACACTAATGAGGAAGAAGATGGCAAAGATTGACAAGGAGAAGGACAGACTGGAGCACGAACTTCAGAAGTACCGCTCCTTCTATGGCGACCTGGACAGCCCCTTACCAAAGGGTGAGGCAGGGGGACCTCCCACTACAAGGGAGGCTGAACTGAAGCTGCGTCTCCGACTGGTGGAAGAAGAAGCCAACATACTGGGCAGAAAGATCGTAGAACTGGAGGTGGAGAACAGGGGCTTGAAAGCCGAGCTGGATGACCTCCGTGGGGATGAGTTTGCAGGGGCCCTCAACCCTTCCTTCCGGGAACAGAGTGAGTCCATCTCGGACCTGAGACAGCAGCTGCAGCTCGTGGAGGATGAGGCGGAGCTACTGAGGCGCAACTTGGCCGATCTGGAAGACCAGAACAAGAAGGTCACGACGGAGCTCAACAAGATGAAGTACAAGGCTGGCTCACACGAGAGCTCCCGGCACAGCGACAGTGCCAAGACAGAGgccctgcaggaggagctgaagGCCGCCAGGATGCAGATTAATGAGCTGAGCGGCAAAGTCATGCAACTGCAGTATGAAAACAGGGTTCTGATGTCCAACATGCAGCGTTATGACTTGGCTTCCCACCTGGGCATCCGAGGAAGCCCCCGGGACAGCGATGCGGAGAGTGATGCTGGGAAAAGGGAGAGTGATGATGATTCCCGCCCACCTCACCGGAAACGAGAGGGGCCCATCGGCGGAGAGAGCGACTCTGAAGAGGTACGCAACATCCGCTGTCTGACGCCCACAAGGTCCCTTTATTCTGCTGAGGGGCGTTTTTTACCCAAAAATTTCAAAGACCGCCAGCAGATGATAGACATCCGTATGGAAGCAGAGCGTCTCAGCAGGACTATAGACCGGTTGATTTCCGACACCAGCACCATCATAACCGAGGCCAGAATTTACGTGGCCAATGGGGATCTCTTTGGGAGGATGGACGACGAAGACGATGGCAGCAGGATACGAGAACACGAGCTGCTCTACAGAATCAATGCCCAGATGAAAGCCTTCAGGAAGGAGCTGCAGAGCTTCATAGACAGACTGGAAGTCCCGAAGTCTGACGACAGGGGAGCCGAGGAACCACTGTCT ATGTTTCAAcctattattttacttattctcATTCTTGTCTTATTTTCCTCACTTTCCTATGCCACCATATTTAAATTGGTCTTTctttttacacttttttttgttctataA
- the LOC136748439 gene encoding microtubule cross-linking factor 3 isoform X2, translating into MNPAAGGAADSRQSDNSNRKQHRASSPARSRDGTSRSAPKTPTLSKSAALKPVVKNNRSPNQSLAAVVKEKLSPKGAAAVHPGGAETNAASASRAEASKKNEERNNPSVESRCTDLTCIKGDCTRVVSDQPGSSKLSKGRAKNQKGAGETPASSSKQNSANSVGCGPIFWKEGCLQSELIQFHINKRLKKGGKMHTKTTNAQAAESQLEASPEGVNMENVTQQDENLQNELEKLSEENEELKIEIEEMRTEMDEMRDTFYEEDACQLQDMRRELERANKNCRILQYRLRKAERKRLRFAQTGEIDGDLLRSLEQDLKVAKDVSVRLHHELENVEEKRTKTEEENEKLRQQLIEVEVTKQALQNELEKAKELSLKRRGSKDLQKSDKKNVPTPTEEDNEDLKCQLQFIKEEATLMRKKMAKIDKEKDRLEHELQKYRSFYGDLDSPLPKGEAGGPPTTREAELKLRLRLVEEEANILGRKIVELEVENRGLKAELDDLRGDEFAGALNPSFREQSESISDLRQQLQLVEDEAELLRRNLADLEDQNKKVTTELNKMKYKAGSHESSRHSDSAKTEALQEELKAARMQINELSGKVMQLQYENRVLMSNMQRYDLASHLGIRGSPRDSDAESDAGKRESDDDSRPPHRKREGPIGGESDSEEVRNIRCLTPTRSLYSAEGRFLPKNFKDRQQMIDIRMEAERLSRTIDRLISDTSTIITEARIYVANGDLFGRMDDEDDGSRIREHELLYRINAQMKAFRKELQSFIDRLEVPKSDDRGAEEPLSVSQMFQPIILLILILVLFSSLSYATIFKLVFLFTLFFVL; encoded by the exons ATGAACCCTGCCGCAGGCGGCGCTGCTGATTCTCGCCAGTCAGACAATAGCAACAGAAAACAACATCGGGCTTCATCTCCAGCTAGATCCAGAGACGGCACCTCCAGATCAGCTCCGAAAACCCCAACACTGTCCAAATCTGCGGCACTGAAGCCGGTGGTGAAAAATAATCGCAGTCCTAACCAGTCGCTGGCAGCCGTGGTCAAGGAGAAGCTCTCCCCGAAAGGTGCGGCGGCTGTCCATCCGGGTGGTGCTGAAACTAATGCTGCCAGTGCGAGCAGGGCGGAGGCAAGCAAGAAAAACGAGGAGCGCAATAACCCTTCAGTCGAGTCCCGTTGTACGGATTTAACCTGCATTAAAGGGGATTGTACTCGTGTGGTTTCCGACCAGCCCGGTTCCTCCAAATTGTCGAAAGGGAGAGCGAAAAACCAGAAAGGCGCAGGAGAAACCCCAGCCAGCAGCTCCAAACAGAACAGTGCTAATTCCGTGGGCTGCGGGCCTATATTCTGGAAAGAAGGAtgcttacagtctgaattaatCCAATTTCACATCAACAAAAGATTAAAGAAGGGTGGTAAAATGcacaccaaaacaacaaatgcCCAGGCGGCGGAGTCGCAATTGGAGGCATCTCCTGAGGGTGTCAACATGGAGAATGTGACACAGCAAGATGAGAACCTCCAAAATGAACTAGAGAAACTGTCCGAAGAAAATGAAGAACTCAAG ATTGAGATTGAGGAGATGCGGACCGAAATGGACGAAATGAGAGACACTTTTTACGAGGAAGATGCCTGCCAGCTGCAGGATATGCGTCGAGAGCTGGAGAGAGCCAACAAGAACTGCCGGATCCTGCAGTACCGCCTGCGAAAGGCCGAGAGAAAGCGCCTGCGATTCGCGCAGACCGGGGAGATAGACGGCGATCTGCTGAGGAGCCTGGAGCAGGATCTGAAG GTGGCCAAAGATGTGTCAGTGAGGCTACATCACGAGTTGGAGAATGTGGAGGAGAAACGAACAAAAACCGAAGAAGAAAATGAGAAGCTGCGACAGCAACTGATCGAAGTGGAGGTCACCAAGCAAGCTTTGCAGAATGAACTTGAAAAAGCCAAGGAA CTGTCACTAAAAAGAAGAGGAAGCAAAGATTTACAGAAGTCAGATAAAAAGAATGTGCCAACACCAACAGAG GAAGACAACGAGGACTTGAAGTGTCAACTTCAGTTTATCAAGGAAGAAGCTACACTAATGAGGAAGAAGATGGCAAAGATTGACAAGGAGAAGGACAGACTGGAGCACGAACTTCAGAAGTACCGCTCCTTCTATGGCGACCTGGACAGCCCCTTACCAAAGGGTGAGGCAGGGGGACCTCCCACTACAAGGGAGGCTGAACTGAAGCTGCGTCTCCGACTGGTGGAAGAAGAAGCCAACATACTGGGCAGAAAGATCGTAGAACTGGAGGTGGAGAACAGGGGCTTGAAAGCCGAGCTGGATGACCTCCGTGGGGATGAGTTTGCAGGGGCCCTCAACCCTTCCTTCCGGGAACAGAGTGAGTCCATCTCGGACCTGAGACAGCAGCTGCAGCTCGTGGAGGATGAGGCGGAGCTACTGAGGCGCAACTTGGCCGATCTGGAAGACCAGAACAAGAAGGTCACGACGGAGCTCAACAAGATGAAGTACAAGGCTGGCTCACACGAGAGCTCCCGGCACAGCGACAGTGCCAAGACAGAGgccctgcaggaggagctgaagGCCGCCAGGATGCAGATTAATGAGCTGAGCGGCAAAGTCATGCAACTGCAGTATGAAAACAGGGTTCTGATGTCCAACATGCAGCGTTATGACTTGGCTTCCCACCTGGGCATCCGAGGAAGCCCCCGGGACAGCGATGCGGAGAGTGATGCTGGGAAAAGGGAGAGTGATGATGATTCCCGCCCACCTCACCGGAAACGAGAGGGGCCCATCGGCGGAGAGAGCGACTCTGAAGAGGTACGCAACATCCGCTGTCTGACGCCCACAAGGTCCCTTTATTCTGCTGAGGGGCGTTTTTTACCCAAAAATTTCAAAGACCGCCAGCAGATGATAGACATCCGTATGGAAGCAGAGCGTCTCAGCAGGACTATAGACCGGTTGATTTCCGACACCAGCACCATCATAACCGAGGCCAGAATTTACGTGGCCAATGGGGATCTCTTTGGGAGGATGGACGACGAAGACGATGGCAGCAGGATACGAGAACACGAGCTGCTCTACAGAATCAATGCCCAGATGAAAGCCTTCAGGAAGGAGCTGCAGAGCTTCATAGACAGACTGGAAGTCCCGAAGTCTGACGACAGGGGAGCCGAGGAACCACTGTCTGTAAGTCAG ATGTTTCAAcctattattttacttattctcATTCTTGTCTTATTTTCCTCACTTTCCTATGCCACCATATTTAAATTGGTCTTTctttttacacttttttttgttctataA